From Gordonia sp. KTR9:
GAGCTCACGGAACTCACCTCTGGGCCCGTTCCAACTGACTGGACTGCCAAACTGTCAGCCGCGCACCGCAGAGTTGAACAATCGCGCAAAGACCACGAAGAAGCTCAGGCAGCCCAAGGTGCAACCCGCGACGAAGCCACTCAGTCGGGCGGCAACGAAGCACGCACCAAGACGCCCCATACCGATTCACCCCAGGACGACGTTCCCTTGGACATCCTCGACGTCCCGTGGCCGACGATGCGGGCCGACTCCTGATGGACTCCCTCGCTTGGCATTTGGCTTGCACCAAACCGGAGTTGCCAGAACCACCTCTGTACACGTCGGCTGGTTGGGACAGGATGACATCCGAGGACCGCGCGCGGGCGGTCGATGCGCTGCGTCAATGGATGAATGGACTCTACGTCGAAACGGCCGAGACCCGCGCAGTCGCAGACCGACTCACTGAGATCGTGCAGGAGAATTCTGAAACGGGCCCCGGTGCGAAGGCAATAGCGTCGGTCACAGGTGCAAGCACGCTCGGGAAGAGCACGGCGGTCCGCCGCTGGGCCACAAGGAAATACGTGGAATGGATCGTAGGCGCACCGAAAGGCCCTGCAGAACTGCCCACGTGGAACCCTCAGCCAACGATCGACGCAGACCTATGCCCCGTCGTTTGGGTCAACCTGCAATCTGGCTCGATGGTCAAAGGATTCAACTCCCAAGTCCTTGACTTCTTCCGCTTATCCGCCAGCGGCGCCGCCCACCAGACGTCAACCGCCGCGGTCAGGGCATTGGCACGCCACGGCGTGCGCACCCTTCTCATCGACGACTTCCATCTACTGCGTACCAACTGGAAGGGCGGCCGGGAGGTCCTCGATCACGTGAAGTACATGAACACCGAGCTCGGCGAATTCAACGCCAGCTTAATTCTGGTTGGGACAGACCTCGAATCCAGTGAAGCCATGAGCGATGCCCAGCTTATCGGCCGCCTCCAGCCAATGAGCTTCAGTCCGTACGGAATCGAGACTTCGGAGGAGCAACACGCGTGGCAGCAACTGCTCTACGGGCTGGAAGGTTATCTCCTTCCGCATCTCCCTCGGGCAAGCGAAGGGCTTCTCACTTCACAGCTCGCGGGGCCCATCTGGAAGCGATCTCAGGGCTACGTCGGTGACGCGACACGCCTCCTCCGCATTGCGACACTTGCAGCGATCGCCGACGGCACGCACACGATCAACCCAGAACACCTGAAGGAAGTCCGCCTCAGTAAACGAGCGCACGCAGCAGAGGCGGAAATCGATCTTCGGCGCCGCAGCAAGCAGAGCAGGGTGTGATGTCACCGGCAGACAACGGAAGGGGGCTATCCATGCGAGAGCCTCGTATCGGCTATCTGCCTGCTCGACCGATTCCAGCCGACGATGAATCGCTGGAGTCCTTCGTATCGCGCGCGGCGACGGCGAATTGCACCACCGTCACCAAGATCCTTGGTCGAAGTCAGTTACCGCGATCAGCGTCTGACTACGAGCCGATTCTGCGGCACCTGGCCACGCTGACGCGCCAGCCATTCTCGCGCATTTCGGCGATGACCCTTGATGACTGCCATAGTCGAGTGCTCGCGAAGGAAGGCTGGCTGGCAAGTGAGTGGGGTCAGCATTGCCGTTGCGCACCAAACGGAGTGGCACGGCGAGAGTGGGCGTTGGCTTTGTCTCCGGTCTGCTTCTACTGCGGGCACCTCATCGGCATGCCCGGTAGCGGCACTGCGCAGCTGACCAGAGTTCCCGACCGGATTCTGTCGGTCTGCAAGGAGGTCTCGTCCGCTGCGCACAGATCTGCGAATGACTTCGATGCACTCGACCGACTTGAGTGTCTCCGCGCGGAACTACCCTCGGTGGCTCGTCGGCTCAGTCGAGGATCTGCACACTGGATCCCAGCGGATGCTCAGTTGGTGACCACTGCGACGGCAGATCTTGCGACGAGTCACGAGTCCGAGGAAGAGCTACCGCGATCTCCTGCCGTTCGTGCACTGGCCATCGCAATGGCCTGGGAAGAACAGCGAACGTGGCTGACACCACGAGTATCTCCACATCCACGTCCCACTCCTGTCCGACCAGAGAATTCTGAAATACCCGATTCGCAGGTCTTCACTCGACGGGTACTCCGCACAGGCGCGAAGACTGTCAAGACCATGCGGTTACCGAAGAGCTCAGTCCGCCATCCACGCGGCGAAGATCTGATCCGGCTGGCGCTTGGCCATACGCAATTGACGCTTGACCACATCCCAGGGATCTACCGGCAAGAAGGCGAACCGTTCGTGCTCGACCCCGCCCAGTGGTTGTGGCGTTCCAGAGTCGCGCTACTTCTCAGTCAATGTGTTCGGTTGCGCGATCATTGGAGCCTTGCCGACGAGCCGACCTACCGTCTGACGAAAGCTGGTAGCTACTCGATTTGCATAGGGGCGTGGCCGAAATGGACTCCGATCTTCCACCGCGAGAGCGACATTGCCCATGCGATGAATCTGGCGCGAGCCCTATGCCTCGATGAGCTCGTCAACTACCGTGAGCGCCGCGACGCGTTAAGAAGGATTGAAGCCGCCCCGCCGGACCTGGTCGGCACCCTGCCCGCAGCCGCCCGGAACTTCGATGGCTGCGCCCGGCTCGCCGCATCTTGGATGTGGTTCGATGCAACCTGTGATAGCCCGCGTACACGGCCAGACGCCGAACACCTGAAAGCATTTGACGCTGCGCTCAACCCTGAAGGCCGTCTCATCCTTCGCAGTGCCGCCGAAGCGATCTGCGTCGCCGACGAAGATCTTGTGCGTCAGGTTGGGAGTGGAGACTTCGGTGTGGTGGATTCGGACCGAGTCTCAGAAGAGGACCGGACTCGTGTGGGCGCGTGACTTCCAGTCGCTCGCCGACTGCGGGCGCTACCAAACCGCGACGGCGACGGAGCCGCTGAGCTAATGCTCCCCGCTCGAGTTGCAATCGATCCACGCGAGTCGCTTGATTCGTACCTCGAGCGGATTGCACTTGTGAACGATCTGACGACCAAGAGTCTTGTCCGCATGCTCAAGGAGAACCGGGACGGATCGTCGGTCTCGACGGCTTTCATGCTGGTCCGGCCTAGCGATGAGCTCGTCGGCCGAATAGTGGATCTCACTG
This genomic window contains:
- a CDS encoding TniB family NTP-binding protein, which encodes MTSEDRARAVDALRQWMNGLYVETAETRAVADRLTEIVQENSETGPGAKAIASVTGASTLGKSTAVRRWATRKYVEWIVGAPKGPAELPTWNPQPTIDADLCPVVWVNLQSGSMVKGFNSQVLDFFRLSASGAAHQTSTAAVRALARHGVRTLLIDDFHLLRTNWKGGREVLDHVKYMNTELGEFNASLILVGTDLESSEAMSDAQLIGRLQPMSFSPYGIETSEEQHAWQQLLYGLEGYLLPHLPRASEGLLTSQLAGPIWKRSQGYVGDATRLLRIATLAAIADGTHTINPEHLKEVRLSKRAHAAEAEIDLRRRSKQSRV